The Electrophorus electricus isolate fEleEle1 chromosome 15, fEleEle1.pri, whole genome shotgun sequence genome segment CCTGTGAGGTGTTGCAGACTTGCCACCACCAAATCAGACTCTGACCTCCAAAGACAGAGGCCTGGCCCTGCATTAAGCCATTAAGCTTTTGTCCTCTTTTGACATAGGACAGTGCTGTTGCCAAGGTTACTGAAGTTGATAGTTACTGTTGCTGGGGGTTACTGACTGACAGTCACCTCATTTCAGCTCATTTTACCTTCTTATGGGAGGCTCCACCTTCTCaaatcaccatgacaaccagagACAACGAGTTTTGAGAGAAGCAAATaacttctctgtgtgtgcatgtatgtatctctctgtgtttatCCATAGCGTGTTAACACATACTCATATGCTTCTTTACaccatatacatacacacatggtggggtggggggtgaaaaTCATTTCAAATTTTCATAGTTTTTAACATTCACTGCCAAAAATTAAAAGCTGGTGGATAACTGTTCAGAGGCTTGTTTAAAATTCATTCAGATTCAAACACTCTcaggctcagacacacacacaaggtttgACCTATGAGTCATTACACTGCACCTCaaatatctttctctctctctatgcagACATATTTGGTCTCTGTggtttcctttttcctctctctgtgggCACTTAGTAACCTCACTTACTGACTTGCTTGTCTCCTCTACTATGAGTGGCCAGATTTAGCTCTCATTAAGAGTTTATTGATCTTTAACAGGGCtttttaagtttttgtttttatctgaatCTGGTGTTTTTGagctctgtgtttttatgacCATTGTAGTGGTGTTTCTGAGCTTTGCAGATGTCTagatctggggggggggggggggggggggggggtttctgtGCTCTGTGGATATCTAGACCTGGTTGGTGGGGGTTTTGAACTCTGTGTATTTTTGACTAATGTGTTTTGAGCTTTGTGGATGTCTACACCTATGTGGTGGAGCTTTTGTGCTCTGTGGATATATACACCTATGTGGCGCTTTGGAGCTCAATGTATGTGTGACCTATAAGAGCCACCTGACCTCAGCCTTCATTCATATatcatttttttattgttagaattctttttttaattaattcactTTGGCTAGGGTTTTTGTcagtttttcaacattttctctcttccctttaaTCACCGTTAGTAAATTTGAATCCAGAAAAACTAAAtctaaatatgattaaatacattatacagtataacatatacataattaatatttatatttgttattgttgttgttgttaaacatCTTATAAAATGGTAATTTGTaggaacaaaataaagaaagagttttatttttatatactatatatactttaaatataCTAAAATCAAAGCTGTTGCACAGACCGGGGACGCCAGCCTCACAGGATGCTCAAGTAACATTCTGAAGAATTTTCCAAAAGTTTTACAGCACAGACTTGTTTAACAACATTAATCTACAACAGGAAACACCACTGCAGAGATGAATGAGCATGTTGGAAGCAGCATGGGACATTTCAAGAAGAGTGATTACTAGCTGAAGAGAAGTTTGTGTATCCGTGcgtctttttcttctcctcctgttgacatttccttttctttgctCATGTTAGAGGctcgtgtgtatgtatgtgtgttttcgTATATGTGTAATTCGACTGAGTGTTCAGTGACTCCCCAAATCACTCCTACAGTTCTAAACTACATCCAGAAACAACAATgtacactctctctttctctttccttctccctctttctgtctgtctgtttcctacttcctctccctttctcactgtctctcgcccgcccccccccccccccacacacacacacacacccaccctacagCATGAGGAATGAGCAGAGGCCAAAAAAGCtgaaaaagacacagaaacagttGATGATAAGAGGAAAGAGACAATAAGGAGACATTTACACAACCATACCGTACTGGAGTTCACAGctattttatataaacacaaaacaataaacatacacaaagagtgtgtgtttgtgtttgtgtgtgtgtgtgtgtgtttacaatggTCAGACAAAAGGAACACCAAATTGAAGTGACTGAAAGAGTCTAGGAGGGGAATTGTGGGAGGCAGAGGTGAACGACTGACATGCTGATAAATGTGGATGGAGATAAGATGGAGTACAGAGGAAGGGCAGGGAGGCAATATGACTGCGATGGCTGTTCCTGTTCACATCAGTGACACAACCGAGTAAAACAACCTGAAACCAATCACGACTGTGCTTCCAGCTGTAAAGTAATCaaagcataaatacacacacactgtcagaaAACATCCAAATCAGGTCTGCACACGAACCCCCACTTCTTACCCCAAGcaaacacacttgcatgcactcGCACGAACACAATCAGGGAGAACTGCGGAGTAACACAACATTTTTAGTCTGCCAGGCTAAAACCAGTGATAAAATCGCTACTTTTAGTGTGGAAACACTGAAACGAGCACGCGTCTGTTCCTGTGTAACGTATTGCACGGATACTCATGACATGTGTGGATGCCCTTGGCACTCTGCTCACGCCTGTTCGCACAAACTGGGCTCCTACGGTGATGAGCATGACAGAGTGGGCGCAGAGGCAGACCCTCCGAAGGCAGTCAGCAGTCCACTTCCACCTTAGTATCCCTTCATATGTGACAGCAGAGCTTCAGGGCTTTGTCTACTGTCAAGTCTATAAAAGtctcattttaaatgatacagCAGTAAGCTCCAGATTACTTGTTGatatacagtaaatacaatTTGCACATAAGTGGTCAGTAACaccctttttgttgttttagcctGCCAAAAAAATGACACATAATATAAGGAAATGTATGTGACATGTCAAGAATATAAATAACTTATACTGAACAACAATCAAACATGTGATACACAACCCTATTGTTGATGTATGAATTACATCAACCTAAGGCAGCCTAATATCATGCAATCTTAGGCTATATACCAATTTCACTCAGACACCAgaattaataatttattgtATCTTCACAAACCATTAAGAGCAGGAGCAACCTGTCCTACTTTATCCAAGAACAGTAGTTATCCTATAACCGGAATCAGCACTTACAATGCCATAAAAGGTTAGGATGCAGAGAGCCTAAAACATAACAGTGAGGAAGAATGGCTGGCATTCCATTGGCTGGTTACCAGGTGCTTGCCTAATGGACTACCCCCTGACAGTATAGATAACTCAGGAAAGGTAATGCAGTTTCCTGGTCCATCCATTTTTCCTGGCCCAGATATCTTGGCCCGATGAGCTTCTTCATCTTTGTATAGTTTTAGGTACTTTGCATCCTACCTGTTGTATTAGCCTAGCCATTATGTTTTTTTGGACCACTGGCATGGTGGTCTTTTGTATTGCTTCTTCTACTGGTAATTATCTGCTTAGACCCCTTTTATAACTAGCcaatacattacattatgaATTCATAACTGTCATTGATGAAACTCATCTGAAAATACTAAAATACTGTTAGAAAATACTAAATGATGGATTTCATAAAATGTCATTGAAATTTTATTGCAGGTTAGGTAGTTAATGATCTTGTAATATCCACTGACAAAGGATGCATCTCTTTTCTTGCACTTTTAGATTTTAGTGCTACATAGTGATTCCATAGattacattttactgtaaaGCTAGAAACACTCAAGCATTTAATTTTCTGCACTGTGATTCGGCCACTTCACGCGCTCACTTGGGCTTTTGCcaatggtgtgtgtggaatgCAATGTCTTAAACAGCCACCAGGAACATGACGACTCGAGCCCTCCCCTTTAGTTATGCTGTTACAGATACACACGCTAAAGCTGCATCTGATCACTGGCACCTGTCTGCTGTTTAAAGATGCCAACACTGTCTTAGACCTGCTccttagttaaaaaaaaagattctgggGTGATGCCAGTATAACGCTGGAGGTTCAAgtaggatgcggggatgagtcgcatagaacataaacatacatacatacaggccAGCGCACGCACGACAGCACGGGAAGGACAGGGATCAggacgatgacagacacagagacagacacactgacaggcacaggcacagacacaaaggagacAAAGCAACTGGGACAGACAacgtgatggggacagacacagtgacagggataggtacaaaattacacaaaggTCTGGTGAAGAGTCCGGAAAGGCCAGCAGGAACCCTGGGCTGTCCCCCAGTTGTCGGCTGGGCCGGGGTCCCACCCGCCTGTGGGGGATCGCCCTTTGCTGATTTGGGGGGCGGTGACTTCATCGCACCTGTTACAGGAAGCGCACCACTTAcattgcctgtctctggggcgGGCACTGGTTTCACCTCCCccttgcctctacgaggcttaggtaCGGGTGCACGGGTTCCGGGGTTGTATGCCCCTAGTGGAGGGAGTCTCCTCCTCGAACGCGGTCGCCTCTCTTTGTGCCACACGGGATGGTTTGCTCGCTCTCGAGTGGCACCTCCTAGGCGGAGCCTTGGGCGGTATCTTAAGTGCCAGAGGCTTGTCGCTCTTGTAGTCTGCAGAATCTACGTCACTGATGTTGGGaggatccccatagaggactCCCTCCTCGTCCATAGACGGGTCCTCCCAATAGTTGAACCCCAAGTTCGACCACAGACTAATGACGCTACACTCCCTGTTATCTCCATAATCCACGGAACCCTCGTAGAAGTCCAtgtaggggtcgtaggacccagcggagtccacttCCGCATGCTGATCCTCGTAGTCTGGTGGAGGTCTGTGGGACTCCGCAGAGTCCAACCCTGGACCATACTCAGGGTCCCCCCAAAATTGcccagtggcctcctcccctgtAGTGGGAGTATGTGGTGAGCCTGGATAACGGAGGGTCTCACTGCGTGGGTTGTGGAAGGGCGTTtgcctcctttcttccccttccgTTTCTTGCTCCCCTTCGCAGGCATCCTTCATCGGTTGCCGTTTCTGTAATGCTGGAGGttcaagcaggatgcggggatgagttaCATGGAACATAAACATACGTTTTATTAGCACATATAACATTCACGTCTCAACGCACACACTAATTGGGTCGAACACCGACCACACAAAGGTGTAAAtgacagacttttatacatatatgataatgacacaatgagaagcaggtgtgagacacagggagggcgtggccacattgacgaacacacacacacacgcacacgaggAGAtgttcggggggaggggccgtaccgtgacagccAGAAAATATTCAGGTGATGCCAGGAGATAAATTGGTGCTGCCAAATTCCTTCTCCCCCTCCATCTATTCCAGTGGATGCAGAAAAAGCTCGCCCACAACAGACCCAGTGGAGCAGCTGAGACTCTGAACTGAACTGGCTACCTGTACTATATATAGTGTAACATAGCATGgactgtttattagctgggcAGCCCAAGGAGGAAGGTtcccccttgagtcttggtcctcccaaggtttcttctaTAATCTGCCCAGACAGTTTTTGCTTGCCAATGTCGACACTGGCTTGCTCACTAGGGATCAGGATCCAAGcatttgtaaagctactttatggttaaaagcgctatataaataaatttgactttgtctttgactttgacaagggggtgggtggagtggaGAAAGTGTTTGAGGGAAAGTAGAACCCACTGTAGGAAAGCAAAAAGCCTATGAGAAAGACAGCTTGGGGAATAACAGATATTTCTGATGAGAAGTGTCATGATTGGACAggagagtatatagtatatagggTATATAGGGGCGGTGGTAAGGGCAGGACATCAttaataatttgtcatttgGCAGTGCCATGCAGAAATAACATCAACATAAGGGAGTTGGAGTGTTCTTTTTTAATGATGCAAACAGCAGCCGTGTTGTCAGAGTTGACTGGCAAACAACATGAGGGGTCAAGATAAATACGGGCAGTACATATCTACAGAAGTATCCATGCCCCAATACATCCTCATATCTCTTCGTATAACTTGGAACACACAACCACGTGAAACCACTGAACTTTAGCTAATCTACTGCATCTCTGCAACTAACCCAAGCGAGCTACCTATCTAGGTAGATCGTGCTGTCTGCAAAAAAGAGAGTAGCCTAACAGACCGTGCAAATATCTCAATCCTTGTCAAGTGTAGACGGAATTCAATCGCACAAAAAGTAGACCTACACTGCCAACAATATAGATTAAGTTGCAAGGCTAACAGGCGAATGCTAGCCTAATCTCATCCCATGCTCCACAGCGTCTGCATCTTCTAAGTTGAAATAGTGGAACAGCAACTTTGCCAAAATAGCTACAACCAGCTCTCTAGTTCTCCAGTGTGTTatctgtaacaaaaaaaaaaggtaggtGAACTAGTCAGCGCTAACACGGACTCATCTGCTCCTGGTAAAATCTTCGCTTCACATATTACAgatccaacaaaaaaaaccaaaagacaaTTAGCTACTGTTATAGCACACTATCTCAGCAAAGCAGTTAAGGTTAAAAAACTTACCCAATTAAACAAAATAGTAGCATAGCAGTGTAGTACTTTTTGTCCATAGTTTAATCAGGCTGCCAGGCTCTTTTCAgtccctgttctctctcctaTTGTCTTCCTGTCATATCTGCACAAGCAGATGGAGCACAAATACAAACCGTGTTCCCAGTAGTGAGGAACATCAGTCACTTtacatgatttttttaaattcccaaaatgaaatactgtttttaatatttctacgaaataaatattcatatgtaTGTGATTCCTATGTGATGTATCTATGTTGTTTATGATTCCAACTTGATGTACATATGATGTGTGTGATTCCAATATGATGTATTTATgatgtatacatgatgtatatatgatgtatatatgatgtatttatgatgtatacatgatgtatacatgatgtatatatgatgtatatatgatgtatatatgatgtatttatgatgtatacatgatgtatatatgatgtatttATGACGTATACATGATGTATTTATgatgtatacatgatgtataCATGACGTATACatgatgtatatatgatgtatacatgatgtatatatgatgtatacatgatgtatttatgatgtatgtatgatgtatatatgatgtatttatgatgtatacatgatgtatatatgatgtatttatgatgtatacatgatgtatttatgatgtatatatgatgtatatatgatgtatttatgatgtatacatgatgtatttatgatgtatatatatatgatttctgTGTAGCTCATCCAGCACTCCTAATTTACAGCCAACATTGTGCACTTAAACTCTTAATCACTGTGTAATTGAAAATTGAATGCGCACAATTTCAGTGAAAAGATAACACCAATTACTTGTGAATTGCACTGTACAAACCcttgtatgttaataaatgtaaaaattcataCAGtatcacgcatacacacgcatacatatatgcacacatacacgcgtgcacagaGGATGCCCatctaacatacacacactagcagtGAGTCTTGGAGacaaagagaatgtgtgttATGCACAAACTAAAGCAACAaagcgggagagagaaagaaagagataagATCGATCAGCAGACACGGTGACGTCAAAAGCTCTGGCCGAGACAGAATCCAATTTACCACCACAAGACcaccctttcactctctccccctcatacCTCAGAGCACACTGGAGTGTTACAGAAAAGGAATGCTACACCAATAGGTTCCACAGAACGCATTTATTGCCTTTTACATTagtattttcatatgcattacTGCATAACTAAATCAACATTCATGAAGTGTTCATGTTTTTGCATGATAGTAATATGTaggaagttttgttttttttctgaagaaaaAAGTATTTGATTAAGTGTTTAGGTAAGAAGTTACAAAGCTATGATGACATACTTCACTTAAAATAGTACCTGATAACCATGTCTGGGGaatggagtggtgtgtgtgtgtgtgtgtgtgtgtgtgtgtgtgtgtgtgtgtgtgtgtgtgtgtgtgtgtgtgtgtgtgtgtgtgtggaagatgcTTGGAAAGAAAATGCTTAGCTTAAAATGGGAAATGAATGCAGGGTAAATGTTTTAAGTCACTGGTCAGAGCTTCTGATGCCAATATCTGATGACACACagccaaaaatacacacagacacacatgcaaccCTAGGGTTTAGTATCAGGAGACAGTGTCACTGAAACATGCGCTGCCCTATTGTATCATGTCAAGTTACCCTACTGACAGAACCGGCTATAGGAAGTAATTAGAAAATTCACACATTATATTTATACAGATATGAAAGCTTTCTCTATATATTATCTTTCATTCACACATCAAAagtacacattcattcacacacaaaatcaagaGCACTTTTTATCTGACTCCATCTCTCTAACACATTCACTGATTTcaactctatctctctctctctctctctctctctctctctcacacacacacacacacacacacacacacacacagacaaacacacacacacacacacacacaaacacacacactcacagaaaacctccctctctctgcagatCGGATGCGTGAGTCATCACTTGCCAGGCAATTTCCAGATTTTCACAGCAGTCCCATAACAAGttcataatgtgtgtgtgccagtactgcgtgttgttgttgttgttgttgatgtggtGGTGGCGGTGGTATGTgagtaacagagacagagaggtgaaaGTGAGTGACGTAACATTTTAGTTCATATTCGCTATATAAAAAAAGCTTCCTTGGCGGgactgaatctttttttttctacaaagcAGTTTGTAGAAAAAGGGCGGacagtgtatatgtgtctgtcgTTTTAAAAGGTATGCAAAAATCAGTTAAAAAGACTGCCGCCCACGCAAAGCTCCCTCGACCATAAAGCAGGGCGCTAACGTTCTGTCAGTCCAATCACTAAACATTGTTGTTCTCTCAGCTCCATTAGATGAATCTGTAATGAGCGCTTCAGTACACAAGAGCTACTAGAGCCTGTTGTTAGGCAACATGTTTCAACATACGTGCATAATTACCGAGGAACGCCCGTTTAatgagtgggttttttttttgtttgtttgtctctttgGGGGGGGACCACATGATTATTATAAACCCCCAGTGCCCTTTTCTTGATGAATTTAGATAAAACACATGTCAGCGTCCCTTTCAGTTTTTGTCGGGCGCACAAATAATCTCGAAGAACAAGCAGAAACgtgggtgcgtgcgtgagcGCGCGCCTCTGGTCTCTTTGAGCCTTGTTTTGCGTATGTTGCTCCGATGACGCACGAGTCAGGTGGCCCCTTTTATAACGGGCGGAGCTGTCCGCGGTGCTGAAGGGACAAACCCTGCGATCGCCGACACGCTGGAACAACGCTACTGAGACACGGAACAGAGGGAGCGATGTGAAGCGCGCCCAACGCACTCCGCTAGAGCGAATTAAAAGGTACGTGTTGTTTAATGCTTACAAGCCAAATAAACAGAACTTCCCCACTTTTCAATTCGTAGACGCGATCCGcgatatttttctttaaaagcaAATGATGCGGcgcttttaaaaaatagacaatacacaatatttaaaaaaaaaaaaaatcttagacTTCTATATATTTTCActtttgatttttctttaatttttttgctaTCTGACATAAGTCTGTCTATTGCCTATACCGATAAACACATTACAGTTAGAGCACATGAAGTCATATGTTTTGAGTTTTGAAAACAGGTAACGCACTTTCTTCTGACCTCTCGCATTTTCACCCTCTATTTAAACCGTGAACGGGTGGCGTTTGGGTGTAGCTGCTCTTCAGCACTGAGCCGCGCGGTATCCGTGGTAACCAGTGATGACTCACTGACGAGGCAGCAATTTGGAAAGTAATGAGCTTTGCGGCGCGATCGCGTGTGCGTTACCCGCTCCGCAAACACTCATAAATAAGGGGTGTGTATAGCCTATATGACAAACAGGTTAAATGAGCGAGAGAAGCAAACAGACCGAGAGGGCTAATAAGGGGGTAGTATCATAAAGTGAACAGGGTTTTGTGCAACGGATAAATCATTTAAATCGTAATGGCCAATTTAGGTCCGTTCAGGTGACAGTAATGCTTAAATGTGCAGGACATTACCTGTAGTAACGACAGTGAACTTAACTGAACGAAGTAACTGAAATAAAGTCACGCGTGCATTCTGTCCTCCTTATTCGTGGCTGCACCTATGCCAGTTGGAAAAAAAAGCGATTAACTTAATAAAACGTCTTGCTCTCTTAATAACATTTCCcactctcctctttcctctcctctccacttcCCAGGTGAAACGATGCCACCCCTAGCCTGGTTCTGCTCTACAGGCCTGTTTCTCCTCTCACCCCTTTCCCTCCTCTCCACGCTTCTCTGCCTACATGTTGGGGTTCACGGGGCAACACTGTGGGAGCCCCATCAGCAGGATGGCAGCCCTGATCCCCCCCGCCCCGCATtccaagccccgcccccgcccccgccaaGTGCGGCCATGCTCCGGGCCCTGGAGCACATCCAGAGACTCAGCCAGCAGGCCGCGCACGGCTCGGACGCAGGCAGCGTAAACGCTGGGGAGGACCCGGGTGACATGGAGCGCGTCCGCGCCATGCTGCAGCAGGTCACACCTGCAAGACCCGCTGCTGGAATGCACAgtctgagaggagagaaagacaaaagcagTGGACAGGAGGAACACGAGGTGGACGAAGGTCAGAAGTGGATCGAAGAGGTTCTCAGTAGACTGCTATGGGCCAGCAAGCCAGTGACTCCTCAGGAAGCAGCCCACGCAGCTCGCAGTCATTCCGTAACACCCCGAGCAACTACTCATTCACTTTTCagcctctcacctcctcctggACCCACACAAGAGCACAACAGGCAGGCTAATGCAATGGGCATCCGTAGACACGACAGGAAGTTCCCTCTGCTCTTCGAGGACAAAGAAGGGCAGGAACAGCCACTTAAACGGACCAATGAGAATGCAGAGGAACAGTACACACCCCAAAAAATGGCCACCCTCCAATCAGTGTTCGAGGAGCTCAGTCGAATCGCAAACTCTAAAGCTTACAACAAACGTCAGAATGGTGAGGATGACGAAAGCGGTAACACTAATGAAGATTATGATTGGTACAGGGAGAAAAAGTTGGCATTTGAAGATGGGAATGGAGAAGAGGAGCTGACGCCTCTGGAGGAACAAACAGAACTAGAGGAAGAGGAAACACGGAGACGGCAGTTTAGGGGTGACTTAGGTAACGGTGTGGAGGGGGACGAGGAAGCCAGcgatggagaaggagaagaagcaGACGACGAGGTCAAAAGATCTAATCAATCAGATTTGCTTCAGATGG includes the following:
- the scg2a gene encoding secretogranin-2; translated protein: MPPLAWFCSTGLFLLSPLSLLSTLLCLHVGVHGATLWEPHQQDGSPDPPRPAFQAPPPPPPSAAMLRALEHIQRLSQQAAHGSDAGSVNAGEDPGDMERVRAMLQQVTPARPAAGMHSLRGEKDKSSGQEEHEVDEGQKWIEEVLSRLLWASKPVTPQEAAHAARSHSVTPRATTHSLFSLSPPPGPTQEHNRQANAMGIRRHDRKFPLLFEDKEGQEQPLKRTNENAEEQYTPQKMATLQSVFEELSRIANSKAYNKRQNGEDDESGNTNEDYDWYREKKLAFEDGNGEEELTPLEEQTELEEEETRRRQFRGDLGNGVEGDEEASDGEGEEADDEVKRSNQSDLLQMEKEEEPDDVSKLVDYYLFKVLEKTEQEKQKREEEQEKKDEEEEEEEEEEENNEEQERREEEDEQRDKERRAAQLWYRGDSQPLYQLLKISQKLKIPPEDIVDLLESEENKNPDRLWQRRQGQSRTPSLRYPRPLGPHKDPAGVLYRRPPKTQEMSTITQDILRILGLASMAQPGNKSFLRPNQYKLTPALRYSLVEREIPDYVLSESGRDQPRADHDDAEHEDGLASYLVAELLAQRQRRASPELEQAVRDFLDDPGMSVSEKRQVEQEKTTEDSDEDTLLGILQYLNLDSGDMDEMHLSDKTVAGM